One window from the genome of Deinococcus sp. NW-56 encodes:
- the nth gene encoding endonuclease III, with translation MTPAPAPPLPEGAPARAPLVLAALEALYPDARTELEFRNPFELLVATVLSAQATDVSVNAATPALFARYPDAFALSQATPEEIEPYIRSIGLYRNKARNLAALARLLVERHGGEVPNDFDAVVALPGAGRKTANVVLSNAYGYPAIAVDTHVGRLARRLGLSVQTNPDKVEADLGRLFPRDRWVFLHHALILHGRRVCLARRPLCPECVMAGFCPKVGVEQTGVHE, from the coding sequence ATGACTCCCGCCCCGGCCCCCCCCCTGCCGGAGGGTGCCCCGGCCCGCGCTCCCCTGGTGCTCGCGGCGCTGGAGGCCCTCTACCCGGACGCCCGCACCGAACTTGAGTTCCGCAACCCCTTCGAACTCCTCGTCGCCACGGTGCTCTCGGCCCAGGCGACCGACGTGAGTGTGAATGCCGCGACCCCGGCCCTCTTCGCCCGCTACCCGGACGCCTTCGCCCTGAGCCAGGCCACCCCGGAGGAGATCGAGCCATACATCCGCTCCATCGGCCTGTACCGGAATAAAGCCAGGAACCTCGCCGCCCTCGCCCGGCTGCTTGTGGAGCGGCATGGGGGGGAGGTGCCCAACGATTTTGACGCGGTCGTCGCTCTTCCCGGCGCGGGCCGCAAGACGGCCAATGTCGTGCTGAGCAATGCCTACGGCTATCCGGCCATCGCGGTGGACACCCACGTGGGCCGCCTCGCCCGGCGGCTGGGGCTGAGCGTGCAGACCAATCCCGACAAGGTGGAGGCCGACCTGGGGCGCCTCTTTCCGCGTGACCGCTGGGTGTTCCTGCACCACGCGCTGATCCTGCACGGGCGGCGGGTGTGTCTGGCCCGCAGGCCGCTGTGCCCGGAGTGCGTGATGGCGGGGTTTTGCCCGAAGGTGGGCGTGGAGCAGACCGGGGTGCACGAATGA
- the mgsA gene encoding methylglyoxal synthase, which translates to MTAPQTGGRREVALIAHDRQKLELALFALSHRDVLGRFPLVATGTTGGILASKTGLAVERVLSGPKGGDQQIGARIAEDRVLAVFFFRDPLTAQPHEPDVSALLRLCDVHDVPLATNPATAEALVLWLAHRDG; encoded by the coding sequence GTGACGGCGCCCCAGACTGGCGGGCGGCGCGAGGTGGCCCTGATCGCGCACGACCGCCAGAAACTCGAACTCGCCCTGTTCGCCCTGTCTCACCGCGACGTGCTGGGGCGTTTTCCCCTCGTCGCCACGGGCACGACCGGGGGCATCCTGGCGAGCAAGACCGGGCTGGCGGTCGAACGCGTCCTGTCCGGTCCCAAGGGCGGCGACCAGCAGATCGGGGCGCGAATCGCGGAGGACCGCGTGCTCGCCGTCTTCTTCTTCCGCGATCCCCTGACCGCCCAACCGCACGAACCCGACGTGTCCGCCCTGCTGCGCCTGTGCGACGTGCATGACGTGCCGCTGGCGACGAACCCGGCGACGGCGGAGGCGCTGGTGCTGTGGCTGGCCCATCGGGACGGCTAG
- a CDS encoding thioesterase family protein: MSGASTDTTPRPRPPAPWEALASLDWARAHRAGIQMRYGDIDAMGHLNNAVYVQYLETSRVLLMRDLGVPDRDDRSVIVRLELDYRHEVRWGQEVTVESLVERIGGTSWTVVSRLCADGQPCAYARTVQVRVGDGLRPEPLPEALRQSLSGLLAR; the protein is encoded by the coding sequence ATGAGCGGCGCAAGCACCGACACCACCCCCCGTCCGCGCCCCCCGGCCCCCTGGGAGGCCCTGGCGTCCCTCGACTGGGCCAGGGCGCACCGGGCGGGCATCCAGATGCGCTACGGCGACATCGACGCGATGGGACACCTCAACAACGCCGTGTACGTGCAGTACCTCGAAACGTCGCGGGTGCTCCTCATGCGCGACCTCGGCGTGCCCGACCGCGACGACCGCTCGGTGATCGTCCGGCTGGAACTCGACTACCGCCACGAGGTGCGCTGGGGCCAGGAGGTCACGGTGGAGTCCCTGGTCGAGCGCATCGGCGGCACGAGCTGGACGGTGGTTTCCCGCCTCTGCGCCGACGGCCAGCCCTGCGCCTACGCCCGCACGGTGCAGGTCCGGGTGGGGGACGGCCTGCGCCCTGAACCGCTGCCAGAAGCGCTGCGCCAGAGCCTCTCCGGCCTGCTCGCCCGATGA
- a CDS encoding cell division protein FtsB, producing MSVPEPLPPRERRGWRSRWRQLQRLPLALVFASVLAALGIVQLSFQLGNLVYRTVTWSAETQETRQRIRALERDVRVLREAEAAALDPAYLEVLARCQGFVGETEDLVVAENAPDEPGEVCDTLRLP from the coding sequence ATGTCTGTTCCGGAACCGCTCCCTCCCCGCGAACGGCGGGGCTGGCGGTCCCGGTGGCGTCAGCTTCAGCGGCTGCCCCTGGCCCTGGTGTTTGCCAGCGTGCTTGCGGCGCTGGGCATCGTGCAACTGAGTTTTCAACTCGGCAACCTGGTCTACCGCACCGTGACCTGGAGTGCCGAGACGCAGGAGACCCGCCAGCGTATCCGTGCCCTGGAGCGCGACGTGCGCGTGCTGCGCGAGGCCGAGGCCGCCGCCCTGGACCCGGCCTATCTGGAGGTCTTGGCCCGCTGCCAGGGCTTCGTGGGCGAAACCGAGGACCTCGTGGTGGCCGAGAACGCCCCCGACGAGCCGGGCGAGGTCTGCGACACGCTGCGCCTGCCCTAG
- a CDS encoding M28 family peptidase — MPTIHRVALLGALLLPSAAGASVETHLAAVLKFGPRVTGSEANAQARSYLEGQLRALGYEVRRETFTYPRFDDLGSGVEVGGRTLAGLALQGSVGGEVTAPVARVSGVGTPEEFAAANVRGRIAVVDRGTLPFAQKARNALAAGALGLIVVNNQPGEVRGTLGERVALPVLTVTREAGAGLRAGERATLRVRVREGDVTGVNVVAFKSGVTRPDFLFGGHMDSVPGAPGANDNLSGTLAVLDLAGRVAGTPLANRSAFVLFDGEEDGLHGSRAYVKANPEVVRNLRAMFNFDMVGVNVTPLTVSGEEGLVEAVRRSAGAVGRVGDTGGSDHVPFAGAGVPTLFFHRGLDANYHQPGDVLADPALIRETVDAALKTVEALAAAPSTRP, encoded by the coding sequence ATGCCGACAATTCACCGCGTGGCCCTGCTGGGAGCGCTGCTGCTGCCGTCCGCTGCCGGGGCGAGTGTGGAGACCCACCTCGCCGCCGTTCTCAAGTTCGGCCCGCGCGTGACAGGCAGTGAGGCCAATGCCCAGGCCCGCAGCTATCTGGAGGGGCAGCTCCGGGCGCTGGGCTACGAAGTCCGGCGCGAGACCTTCACTTACCCCCGCTTCGACGACCTCGGCTCGGGGGTCGAGGTGGGCGGGCGCACGCTGGCGGGCCTCGCGCTTCAGGGGTCGGTGGGCGGGGAGGTGACGGCCCCGGTCGCCCGCGTCTCCGGCGTGGGCACGCCCGAGGAGTTCGCGGCGGCGAATGTGCGGGGCCGAATCGCCGTCGTGGACCGGGGCACGCTCCCTTTCGCGCAGAAGGCCCGCAATGCGCTGGCGGCGGGAGCGCTGGGGCTGATCGTCGTCAACAACCAGCCCGGCGAGGTGCGCGGCACCCTGGGGGAGCGGGTCGCCCTGCCGGTGCTGACCGTCACGCGCGAGGCGGGTGCGGGCCTGCGGGCGGGCGAGCGGGCCACCCTGCGCGTCCGGGTGCGCGAGGGGGACGTGACCGGGGTGAATGTGGTGGCGTTCAAATCGGGCGTCACTCGGCCCGACTTCCTCTTTGGCGGGCACATGGACTCGGTGCCGGGGGCACCGGGCGCGAACGACAACCTCTCGGGCACGCTGGCGGTGCTGGACCTCGCGGGACGGGTGGCCGGGACGCCGCTGGCGAACCGCAGCGCCTTCGTCCTGTTCGACGGCGAGGAAGATGGGCTGCACGGCTCACGCGCCTACGTCAAGGCGAATCCGGAAGTCGTGCGGAACCTGCGGGCCATGTTTAACTTCGACATGGTGGGCGTCAACGTCACGCCCCTGACCGTCAGCGGCGAGGAGGGGCTGGTGGAGGCCGTGCGGCGGTCGGCGGGCGCCGTGGGCCGGGTGGGGGACACGGGCGGCAGCGACCATGTCCCCTTCGCGGGGGCGGGGGTGCCCACTCTCTTTTTCCACCGGGGGCTGGATGCCAACTACCACCAGCCCGGCGACGTGCTCGCCGACCCCGCGCTGATTCGGGAAACAGTGGACGCAGCGCTGAAGACGGTGGAAGCGCTTGCCGCGGCGCCGAGCACCCGGCCCTGA
- the cutA gene encoding divalent-cation tolerance protein CutA, which yields MSLVVLVTLPPERAPELARTLVAERLAGCVNVMPGVQSVYRWEGEVAEDRETLLLIKTTGERYPELEVRIRAMHPYEVPEIVALPWDRALPEFQTWLLDATSAGGR from the coding sequence ATGTCACTCGTCGTGCTGGTCACCCTCCCGCCGGAGCGGGCGCCCGAACTGGCCCGAACCCTCGTGGCCGAGCGGTTGGCGGGGTGCGTCAACGTGATGCCGGGCGTGCAGAGCGTCTACCGCTGGGAGGGCGAGGTCGCCGAGGACCGCGAAACCCTGCTGCTGATCAAGACGACCGGCGAACGCTATCCCGAACTCGAAGTTCGCATCCGCGCCATGCACCCCTACGAGGTGCCCGAGATCGTGGCCCTGCCCTGGGATCGCGCCCTGCCCGAATTTCAGACCTGGTTGCTGGACGCGACCTCGGCGGGCGGGCGCTAG
- a CDS encoding stage 0 sporulation family protein: MLSEAPHAVGTRVVVQGKRGPEVATVRGEAGTPDPQARYGSVLRAATPEDLVRWDELHRQGEDLKWLLRARARERGLPVKIVAVEFTLDESLVTVSYSAEDRIELGGLIGDLRGHTRARVNFAAVGPREQAQMIGTLGACGRGNCSSTHLQEFAPVSIRMARDQQLPLNPEKLSGPCGRLLCCLQFEHGMYLDLLRDLPRKNARVCHTESGACGKVTKLHPLAGTVDVHTDQGLLAGVPAQALTRVTDPAGGKGRRPEVDAADA; the protein is encoded by the coding sequence ATGCTCAGCGAGGCGCCGCACGCGGTGGGCACGCGCGTCGTGGTGCAGGGCAAACGTGGCCCGGAGGTCGCCACCGTGCGCGGCGAGGCCGGGACCCCCGACCCCCAGGCCCGCTACGGCAGCGTGCTGCGGGCCGCGACTCCAGAGGACCTCGTTCGCTGGGACGAGCTGCACCGCCAGGGCGAGGACCTCAAGTGGTTGCTGCGGGCACGCGCCCGCGAGCGCGGCCTCCCGGTCAAGATCGTGGCGGTCGAGTTCACCCTCGACGAGAGCCTCGTGACGGTGAGCTACAGCGCCGAGGACCGGATCGAACTCGGCGGCCTGATCGGGGACCTGCGGGGGCACACCCGCGCCCGCGTGAATTTCGCGGCGGTCGGGCCGCGCGAGCAGGCCCAGATGATCGGCACGCTGGGAGCCTGCGGCCGGGGCAACTGCTCCAGCACCCACCTGCAGGAGTTCGCGCCCGTCAGCATCCGCATGGCGCGGGACCAGCAACTGCCCCTCAACCCGGAAAAGCTCTCGGGGCCGTGCGGACGCCTGCTGTGCTGCCTGCAGTTCGAGCACGGGATGTACCTCGACCTGTTGCGTGACCTGCCGCGCAAGAACGCCCGCGTGTGCCACACCGAGAGCGGTGCGTGCGGCAAGGTCACCAAGCTGCACCCGCTCGCGGGGACGGTGGACGTGCACACCGATCAGGGCCTGCTCGCCGGGGTGCCCGCCCAGGCCCTCACCCGCGTGACCGACCCCGCCGGGGGCAAGGGCCGCCGACCCGAGGTGGACGCGGCCGACGCTTGA
- a CDS encoding ROK family protein, with protein MTTPDSPLFPPSIGVDVGGTKIATGVLIGDELHGRHVQPTPETGWEAVLDAVAAQVRALQAQYPQATRVGVGVPGPLAEGRTRVKFAPNIYGFTDVPLVQGLEDRLGVRVVLENDAKAAALAEAHLGAARGTASSVYVTVSTGIGSGIVLGGRVWRGHHGIAGELGHVTVMPGGPVSGAGLDGALEAVASGTAIARDASYALNREVSTAEAFALAQSGHPAAGRVVAQALRHIGVALADLQKFLDPEVFVIGGGVAKVGDFFFAGIQAAADEYAGPFAPVTLRRAQLGTDAGVIGAALAARLEGL; from the coding sequence TTGACCACTCCCGATTCCCCCCTCTTCCCTCCCTCCATCGGCGTGGATGTCGGTGGCACCAAGATCGCCACGGGCGTCCTGATCGGCGACGAGTTGCATGGCCGCCATGTCCAGCCCACCCCGGAAACCGGCTGGGAGGCCGTGCTGGACGCGGTCGCCGCGCAGGTGCGGGCGCTGCAAGCCCAGTATCCGCAGGCCACCCGTGTCGGGGTAGGCGTGCCCGGTCCCCTCGCCGAGGGCCGCACCCGCGTCAAGTTCGCGCCCAACATCTACGGCTTTACCGACGTGCCGCTGGTGCAGGGGCTGGAAGACCGGTTGGGGGTGCGGGTGGTGCTGGAAAACGACGCCAAGGCTGCCGCGCTCGCCGAGGCGCACCTCGGGGCGGCGCGGGGCACGGCCAGCAGCGTGTACGTGACGGTCAGCACCGGCATCGGCTCGGGCATCGTGCTGGGGGGCCGGGTGTGGCGCGGGCACCACGGGATCGCGGGGGAACTCGGGCACGTCACCGTGATGCCGGGCGGCCCGGTCAGCGGCGCAGGGTTGGACGGGGCGCTGGAAGCCGTCGCGAGCGGCACCGCCATCGCCCGCGACGCGAGCTACGCGCTGAACCGCGAGGTGTCTACCGCCGAGGCCTTTGCCCTCGCCCAGAGCGGGCACCCGGCGGCGGGGCGGGTCGTCGCGCAGGCGCTGCGGCACATCGGCGTCGCGCTGGCCGACCTTCAGAAGTTCCTCGACCCGGAGGTCTTCGTGATCGGGGGCGGGGTGGCGAAGGTGGGCGACTTCTTCTTCGCCGGGATTCAGGCCGCCGCCGACGAGTACGCAGGCCCCTTCGCCCCCGTCACCCTGCGCCGCGCCCAGCTCGGCACCGACGCGGGCGTGATCGGCGCGGCGCTGGCCGCCCGGCTGGAGGGCCTGTGA
- a CDS encoding YqjF family protein yields the protein MTWLDLCFLHWPVPPEALAPSLPPGLQLDLWQGQAWVGIVPFRMAGVAPRFSPDMPRVSAFPELNLRTYVTAQGVPGVWFYSLDAAQPLAVRLARRLFHLPYFDARMWVDRRGEITRYASMRTHRRAPEGHFAAAFRPVGPVFQAAGGTLEDWLTHRLALYSADRRGRLYRGQVHHDPWRLRRAEARIAENTLAAPLNLRLKGEPHLLYAQRTEVRADWLTPVRVSPEP from the coding sequence ATGACCTGGCTGGACCTGTGTTTCCTGCACTGGCCGGTCCCCCCGGAGGCCCTGGCCCCCAGCCTTCCGCCGGGCCTCCAGCTCGACCTCTGGCAGGGCCAGGCCTGGGTGGGGATCGTGCCCTTCCGGATGGCCGGAGTGGCTCCCCGCTTCAGCCCGGACATGCCGCGGGTCAGCGCCTTTCCCGAGTTGAATCTGCGCACCTACGTGACGGCGCAGGGGGTGCCCGGCGTGTGGTTCTATTCGCTGGACGCGGCCCAGCCGCTCGCAGTGCGGCTGGCACGCCGCCTCTTTCACCTCCCGTATTTTGACGCCCGGATGTGGGTAGACCGGCGCGGTGAGATCACGCGCTACGCCAGCATGAGAACCCATCGCCGCGCGCCGGAGGGCCACTTCGCGGCGGCTTTTCGGCCGGTCGGCCCGGTGTTTCAGGCGGCTGGAGGCACCCTGGAAGACTGGCTGACCCACCGCCTCGCGCTGTACAGCGCGGACCGGCGCGGGCGCCTCTACCGGGGCCAGGTCCACCATGATCCCTGGCGCCTTCGCCGGGCAGAAGCGCGGATCGCCGAGAACACGCTGGCGGCGCCGCTCAACCTGAGACTGAAGGGTGAACCCCACCTGCTGTATGCACAGAGAACGGAGGTGCGGGCCGACTGGCTCACCCCGGTGCGCGTCAGCCCCGAGCCGTGA
- a CDS encoding zinc ribbon domain-containing protein, producing the protein MSDTGSLQSLLRVQELDLELDRLRGEEASIPDALREARQEQERLNNALEDTEITLEGVEKQLRALEQDLAGTREQAARAREEQEKNAFDARAQSQYGSRIQMLEERAEEMAEDLAPLRERQRELTEKAAALRGEHRALRPTLEALEKEDEARVQGLRDQGEGARQERAGLVGALDSRTVKEYDLIRKAKKGLGLVEIRGGRCTGCNVMLPVNVQQKAAQGKLPPVKCPSCGRFLVRTG; encoded by the coding sequence ATGAGCGATACCGGAAGTCTGCAAAGCCTGCTGCGCGTACAGGAACTTGACCTCGAACTCGACCGCCTGCGGGGCGAGGAGGCCAGCATTCCGGACGCCCTGCGCGAGGCCCGGCAGGAGCAGGAGCGCCTGAACAACGCCCTGGAGGACACCGAGATCACCCTGGAAGGCGTCGAGAAGCAGCTCCGCGCCCTCGAGCAGGACCTCGCCGGAACCCGCGAGCAGGCGGCCCGCGCCCGCGAGGAGCAGGAGAAAAACGCCTTCGACGCCCGCGCCCAGTCGCAGTACGGCAGCCGCATTCAGATGCTCGAAGAGCGGGCCGAGGAGATGGCCGAAGACCTCGCGCCCTTGCGTGAGCGCCAGCGCGAGCTGACCGAAAAGGCGGCGGCCCTGCGCGGCGAGCACCGCGCCCTGCGCCCCACCCTCGAAGCGCTGGAGAAGGAGGACGAGGCCCGCGTGCAGGGCCTGCGCGACCAGGGCGAGGGCGCCCGCCAGGAACGCGCCGGACTGGTCGGCGCCCTCGACTCGCGCACCGTCAAGGAATACGACCTGATTCGCAAGGCCAAAAAGGGCCTGGGCCTCGTCGAGATTCGCGGGGGCCGCTGCACGGGCTGCAACGTGATGCTCCCCGTCAATGTGCAGCAGAAGGCCGCGCAGGGCAAGCTGCCCCCGGTCAAGTGCCCCTCCTGCGGGCGCTTTCTGGTGCGCACGGGCTGA
- a CDS encoding PP2C family serine/threonine-protein phosphatase, protein MRADAPLPLRSGLLTDVGRQRRTNQDAALALDLPRGGLYAVADGMGGHAAGELAANLALDSLSQHYLEGRGTPPERLAGAVQAANLAVLRHAVGEYAGMGTTLLALLVDRGAALIAHVGDSRAYLLRDGELHRLTEDHSWVAEQVRLGHLSEEEARHHQWRSVVSNALGGEERVRLELFGLPLHAGDRLLLCSDGLSGVVAESSLLELLLPAQPPERVARTLIDAANDGGGPDNITAVVVDVLRTGGLPRYPLPERQEGGPLYVDALLSAQRGSSPLTYLLLILVYFTLLGVLLIPEQRPLIALLGALLLGGVAYAQRRARVRPSRRPALSAASLRARVHPRPESREPAG, encoded by the coding sequence ATGCGCGCCGACGCGCCCCTTCCCCTGCGCTCCGGTCTGCTGACGGACGTGGGGCGCCAGCGCCGTACCAACCAGGACGCCGCGCTGGCGCTCGACCTTCCGCGTGGGGGGCTGTATGCCGTTGCGGACGGCATGGGCGGGCACGCGGCGGGGGAGCTGGCGGCCAACCTCGCCCTCGACAGCCTCAGCCAGCATTACCTGGAGGGTCGGGGAACGCCGCCCGAGCGCCTCGCGGGGGCGGTGCAGGCGGCCAACCTCGCGGTGCTGCGGCACGCGGTGGGCGAGTACGCGGGCATGGGGACCACCCTGCTCGCGCTCCTCGTGGACCGGGGGGCCGCCCTGATCGCCCACGTGGGCGACTCGCGGGCCTACCTGCTGCGGGACGGCGAACTGCACCGCCTCACCGAGGACCACTCCTGGGTGGCCGAGCAGGTGCGGCTGGGCCACCTCTCGGAGGAAGAAGCCCGGCACCACCAGTGGCGCAGCGTGGTGAGCAACGCGCTGGGCGGCGAGGAACGGGTGCGGTTGGAGCTGTTCGGGCTGCCCCTGCACGCCGGGGACCGCCTGCTGCTGTGCAGCGACGGCCTCAGCGGGGTGGTGGCCGAATCCTCGTTGCTGGAGTTGCTGCTGCCCGCCCAGCCTCCCGAGCGGGTGGCCCGCACCCTGATCGACGCGGCCAACGACGGGGGCGGCCCCGACAACATCACGGCGGTGGTGGTGGACGTCCTGCGCACGGGCGGCCTGCCCCGCTATCCCCTCCCCGAGCGCCAGGAGGGCGGCCCCCTGTACGTGGACGCCCTGCTGAGCGCCCAGCGCGGCAGCAGTCCGCTGACCTACCTGCTGCTGATCCTGGTGTATTTCACCCTGCTCGGCGTTCTCCTGATTCCCGAGCAGCGCCCGCTGATCGCCCTGCTCGGCGCCCTGCTGCTGGGGGGGGTGGCTTACGCCCAGCGCCGTGCCCGCGTGCGGCCCTCGCGGCGTCCGGCCCTCTCGGCGGCGTCGTTGCGCGCCCGCGTTCACCCCCGCCCCGAGTCGCGCGAACCCGCAGGCTGA
- a CDS encoding RidA family protein, protein MKDIVETAAAPAAIGPYSQATTFGNLVITSGQIPLTPDGTLVEGGIEAQTRQVLDNLVAVLTAAGTDLGRVVKTTVFLADMNEFAAMNAVYAEYFQAPYPARSTVQVARLPRDVRVEIEVIAERH, encoded by the coding sequence ATGAAAGACATCGTGGAGACGGCCGCCGCCCCCGCCGCCATCGGCCCCTACAGCCAGGCGACCACCTTCGGCAACCTCGTGATCACCAGCGGGCAGATTCCGCTGACGCCGGACGGCACGCTCGTCGAGGGCGGCATCGAGGCCCAGACCCGGCAGGTGCTCGACAACCTCGTGGCCGTGCTCACGGCCGCCGGGACCGACCTCGGGCGGGTGGTCAAGACCACCGTCTTCCTGGCCGACATGAACGAGTTCGCGGCCATGAACGCCGTCTACGCCGAGTATTTCCAGGCCCCCTACCCCGCCCGCAGCACCGTGCAGGTTGCCCGTCTGCCCCGCGACGTGCGGGTGGAGATCGAGGTGATCGCCGAGCGGCACTGA
- a CDS encoding aminopeptidase, which yields MLPGVTQLSFDEKLRNYARLAVRVGLGVREGQRVLVQAPVDTAPLARLLVREAYAAGASFADVRWDDDDVQLARFSLAPEGSFEQISRWRVDAELETAEAGGAVIAIRATNPGLLANVDPSRVTTHQRTLAAYRKPYSLQVMTNRLNWNLISAPVPEWAELMFPGVSREEAVQKQWDAIFAATRADQPDALEQWEAHLSDLQRRRELLTERQYHALHFRGGETDLTVGLAENHVWGGGAAQTPAGITFTANIPTEEVWTAPHRERVDGVVVSTKPLSYNGVLIDGIRIRFEGGRVVEATAASGQDTLRQMIETDEGSHRLGEVALVPHSSPISRSGLFFYNTLYDENAASHIAIGSAYRFNVRGGVEMTTEEFAAKGGNDSLTHVDWMIGSGEIDVDGVTKDGAREAVMRAGEFVI from the coding sequence ATCCTGCCCGGCGTGACACAACTTTCCTTTGACGAGAAGCTGCGCAATTACGCGCGGCTGGCGGTGCGGGTGGGTCTGGGCGTGCGGGAAGGCCAGCGGGTGCTGGTGCAGGCCCCGGTGGACACCGCCCCGCTGGCCCGGCTGCTGGTGCGCGAGGCCTACGCGGCGGGCGCGTCCTTTGCGGACGTGCGCTGGGACGACGACGACGTGCAACTTGCCCGCTTCTCGCTGGCGCCGGAGGGCAGCTTCGAGCAGATCAGCCGCTGGCGCGTGGACGCCGAGCTGGAAACCGCCGAGGCAGGTGGCGCGGTGATCGCCATTCGCGCGACCAACCCCGGCCTGCTGGCGAACGTGGACCCCAGCCGCGTCACCACGCACCAGCGCACGCTGGCCGCCTACCGCAAGCCCTACTCGCTTCAGGTCATGACCAACCGCCTGAACTGGAACCTGATCTCGGCGCCAGTCCCCGAGTGGGCCGAGCTGATGTTCCCCGGCGTGTCCCGCGAGGAAGCCGTGCAAAAGCAGTGGGACGCGATCTTCGCCGCCACCCGCGCCGACCAGCCCGACGCGCTGGAGCAGTGGGAAGCCCACCTCTCCGATCTCCAGCGCCGCCGCGAACTGCTGACCGAGCGGCAGTACCACGCCCTGCACTTCCGGGGCGGCGAGACCGACCTCACCGTGGGGCTGGCCGAGAACCACGTGTGGGGCGGCGGCGCGGCGCAGACGCCTGCGGGCATCACCTTCACCGCGAACATCCCCACCGAGGAAGTCTGGACCGCCCCCCACCGCGAGCGGGTGGACGGCGTGGTCGTGAGCACCAAGCCGCTCTCGTACAACGGCGTGCTGATCGACGGCATCCGCATCCGCTTCGAGGGCGGGCGGGTGGTGGAGGCGACCGCCGCGAGCGGGCAGGACACCCTGCGCCAGATGATCGAGACCGACGAGGGCAGCCACCGCCTCGGCGAAGTCGCGCTGGTGCCGCACTCCAGCCCGATCAGCCGCTCGGGGCTGTTCTTCTACAACACCCTCTACGACGAGAACGCGGCCTCGCACATCGCCATCGGCAGCGCCTACCGCTTCAACGTCAGGGGCGGCGTGGAGATGACCACCGAGGAGTTCGCGGCGAAGGGCGGTAACGACTCCCTCACCCACGTGGACTGGATGATCGGCTCGGGAGAGATCGACGTGGACGGCGTCACGAAGGACGGCGCCCGCGAGGCGGTCATGCGGGCGGGCGAGTTCGTGATCTGA
- a CDS encoding MFS transporter yields the protein MTWKFSRQVWLYLASAFTFGLAQAFAALFLNFYLRALGLGAEWQGLVNALPALTLASLSLPAVALARRISNARTIQLGSIFSVAGALILATAGGPLGAIAGALVQGAGGAMLMVAGSPFMANNSDEKSRVTLFSVQSALMTGAGFLGNLFGGRVPEVYAAATATEPDGLGALRAALLVSAGFQLAGLFPVLFLRPSGKKAPEGRSFAIRDKLTMGRLVAPNVLVGLGAGATIPFLNVYIEGKFEVDYASLGNLFAWTSLATAATVLLQPLLVRRLGQLTAVLVVQAASLPFLAVLGYAPQLWMVAVALFTRGALMNAAGPVYSAYAMTALPDEDRPMYSAVNLIAWDLGWAVSSILSGVVRGALPFGVAFNLLFAWTLLMYASSVLAIYLGLYRPARRGGHPAARSAPAGVD from the coding sequence ATGACCTGGAAGTTCTCCCGTCAGGTCTGGCTCTACCTCGCTTCCGCCTTCACCTTCGGGCTGGCGCAGGCGTTCGCGGCCCTCTTCCTGAACTTCTACCTGCGGGCGCTGGGGCTGGGGGCCGAGTGGCAGGGGCTGGTCAACGCGCTGCCCGCGCTGACGCTGGCGTCCCTCAGCCTCCCGGCGGTGGCGCTCGCGCGGCGCATCTCCAACGCGCGGACAATTCAGCTCGGAAGCATCTTCAGCGTGGCCGGGGCGCTCATTCTCGCCACGGCGGGAGGGCCGCTGGGGGCGATCGCGGGGGCGCTCGTGCAGGGGGCGGGCGGCGCGATGCTGATGGTCGCCGGGTCGCCCTTCATGGCGAACAACAGCGACGAGAAATCGCGGGTGACCCTTTTCAGTGTCCAGAGTGCGCTGATGACCGGGGCGGGGTTCCTGGGCAACCTCTTCGGTGGGCGGGTGCCGGAGGTGTACGCGGCGGCTACCGCGACCGAGCCGGATGGGCTGGGGGCGCTGCGGGCGGCGCTGCTGGTGTCGGCGGGCTTTCAGCTCGCGGGACTCTTTCCGGTCCTGTTCCTGCGGCCCAGCGGCAAGAAGGCCCCGGAGGGCCGCTCCTTCGCCATCCGCGACAAGCTCACGATGGGGCGGCTGGTCGCGCCCAACGTGCTGGTGGGGCTGGGGGCGGGGGCGACCATTCCCTTCCTGAACGTCTATATCGAGGGCAAGTTCGAGGTGGACTATGCCAGCCTGGGCAACCTGTTCGCGTGGACCAGCCTGGCGACGGCCGCCACCGTGCTGCTGCAACCCTTGCTGGTGCGGCGGCTGGGGCAGCTCACGGCGGTGCTGGTGGTGCAAGCGGCCAGCCTGCCCTTCCTGGCAGTCCTGGGCTACGCGCCGCAACTCTGGATGGTCGCCGTCGCCCTCTTTACCCGTGGGGCGCTGATGAACGCCGCCGGACCCGTCTACTCGGCCTACGCGATGACGGCCCTGCCCGACGAGGACCGCCCGATGTATTCCGCCGTCAACCTGATCGCCTGGGACCTGGGCTGGGCGGTGAGCAGCATCCTGAGTGGGGTGGTGCGGGGGGCGCTGCCCTTCGGCGTGGCCTTTAACCTGCTGTTCGCCTGGACGCTGCTGATGTACGCGTCCAGCGTGCTGGCGATCTACCTGGGCCTCTACCGCCCGGCGCGGCGGGGCGGGCACCCGGCGGCGCGGTCGGCACCGGCAGGGGTAGACTGA